GGCACTACTTGCGACAAACTCGGTTTTGGGGTCGGACGCGGTCGCGACGGTGACAAGAGCCGGTGTGTTGGCGGCGGACCGCGGACTCAGGGCCGCAATTGGAATCGTCGGCGAACCGGCCGTGAAACTGGCCGAAAGGGGGCTAGCGATGACGAAGACGCGGACATGGGTTGTCGCCGTTCTGGGCGTCGCCCTGGTCGGCTTGGCCGCGGGCGTGGGTTGGGCGAACCGGCCCGCTGGCCCACCCGCCGAACGAGAAATCGTGGCGGCGGCACCAGTGGCGCCGGAACCCGCCGTCGCCCCGCCACCGACCCCGGTCGGTGAACCCGCGGCGAGGGCTGAAGCATGGCCGCTCGCGAAGCAAATCCAAGGGCAAGGCGGGAACCTATTCGGTATCGCACCCGACGGAAAATCGATCTTCCTGCTCTATAATTCCAACCGGATCTACGGGATCTCGCTTGTTGGCAAGGCCGGAACGTCCATCGCTACTTCGGAGAACACGATATTGGCGGCGGCCGTATCGCCGGACGGCAAGTACCTTGCCACAGCCGAAGGCGCAAATGGTGTAAAACTTCGCGACGCGGCCACGGGGCGGGTTATTGAAGCTCTCTGGCCCGAGGGCGAATTGCCCGCTGTGCAGGTCGCGTTCACTTTCGATGGAGCGAAGCTAATTACTTTGTGTACGCGGACGGATAACCCGGTCCGCGTGAAGGGCGAGTTCCCGAAGGGCCCTTCGGGTGAGGCTGCGCTGCTCACCAAAATTACCCGCGTATCGGTGTGGGACGTGGCAACGCGAAAGGAAATCGGTTATCCGGCCCAGACGGATAAGGCCGGGGGCGCGACGCTGCCCGTGTACACATTAGCCGGGCACGGGCGATTCATGCTCAAGACACAGGGGATGTTCGAGACCGATTCGGGAGGTCGGCCGGCGATCAAGTCTCGCCGCTTTACGGTTACTAATGCCGCTAGTGGGGTAGTCGGAAAACCGATCGAGGTGGCCGGGGCCACGCTCGCGCCGATGCGCTCCGAACCACTCTCGCCCGATGGGAAGACGCTCGTCCTTTCGGACTACGCCCAATACGAGCTCCGGTTTCTAGACCCGGAGACGGGCAAGGACCGGTTCCGCGTCCCGGCGTTCCGTCGGCCGATTAAGGCCGTTGCGTTCTCTCCAGACGGGAAACTCGTGGCCGCTGCCACCGGGCTATTGGCGGGCGTGGGCAAGGATGATGTTATTGCGGCCCCCTCCGAAGTGGTCATCTGGGACGCCGTCACTGGCCGCGAACGGGCACGACTGATGGACAAAGAGACTATTCGTGACTACTCCGCCATTGCGTTCAGCCCCGACGGGTCATTCCTCGTTGCACAAGCCGACGGATCTTCAAGAATGATCGCGATTTGGGGGCACCTGCCGGCGCTCGAACCCGAACCTGTTAAGCCCGTTGCAAAAGCGCCAGGAGGTGCTGAGGCGCCGGCCCGGTTCCAGGGGCTGTTCCGCGACTTGGCAGGCGAAGGGGTAACGGACGCTCGGCGGATCGAAGCACTGTTCCTCGCGGCCCTCGGTCGGTTCCCCACGGACGTGGAGGCCCGCACGCTGGTGTCTCAACTCGCGCGACGCGACGATAAAACCGCTGCTCTTCGGGATTTGCTCGGCACGCTCGTCGAAACGACCGAGTTCAAAAAACACGCCGAAGAACTCGGTCGAATGGCGAAATAGCCGCGGCCCACAGCGCTGCGCGAACCGACTTCGGCGTCCGATCCTCCGGTGAGGTAGTGTTTACACTCCTCAACACGGGAGCGTCGTCATGAGCGAGCCGGTTCCGAGCGTGATCGAGTTCTATTCCGTCACCAGTGATTACGGCTGTTTCTCGAACTTCTCGCGGCACTCGATCCACCTGAAGGGGAAGCGCTGGCCCACCACCGAACACTATTTCCAGGCCCAGAAGTTCGCGGGCACGGAGCACGAGGAGGCCGTGCGGATGTGCAAGAAGCCGAGCGAGGCGGCGAACATGGGGCGGTCGCGCAAGCTCCCGCTCCGGCGCGATTGGGAGAGCGCGAAGGACCGGATCATGATGGACGCGCTGCGCGCGAAGTTCACGCAGCACGAAGACCTGAAGGCGATTCTGCTCGGTACCGGGGACGCGAAACTGGTCGAGCACACGGAGAACGACTCGTACTGGGCAGATGGGGGTGACGGGACTGGCAAGAACCGCTTGGGGCAACTCTTGATGCAACTGCGGACCGAGTTGCGCGCGGCCGAGAAGTAAGAATCGCCGCGGCCGCAGCAGACTTGAAGAAGCACAATCCCACCCGCTACTCGGGTGACGCGGCCCGCCGACGGTATTCCGCCGCGGGCAGGCCGTTCACGCCCCAGTTCTCCATGCCCACTTCTTCGATGACCACGAAGGTCAGCCCCGGCGGTTTGTTCAGCACGTTGGCAAGTAGTTCGGTCGCGCCCTGAATGAGTGCGCCTTCTGCTCGGGCGTCGTCCCCTCGCGCGTGATCTGGATCGTCACGATCGGCACGGTCGTCTCCTCAAGTGTGGGTTACCAGTGGCCGGCGTGCGCGCCGCCATCAACGTGTAGTGTCTCGCCGGTCACGAACCCGGCCGACTCCAGGTACAGTACCGCCTCGACTACCTCGTCGATGGTA
The Gemmata palustris DNA segment above includes these coding regions:
- a CDS encoding NADAR family protein, which translates into the protein MSEPVPSVIEFYSVTSDYGCFSNFSRHSIHLKGKRWPTTEHYFQAQKFAGTEHEEAVRMCKKPSEAANMGRSRKLPLRRDWESAKDRIMMDALRAKFTQHEDLKAILLGTGDAKLVEHTENDSYWADGGDGTGKNRLGQLLMQLRTELRAAEK
- a CDS encoding sigma-70 family RNA polymerase sigma factor, translating into MAGTRLAALVRRLRRDVTPDLGACSDADLLARFAATRDNAAFELLVWRHGAMVLSACRRVLGHQQDAEDAFQAAFLVLARKAATVRSGVTVPAWLHRVAVRIAQRAAGKRRATVALVAEPPARPAPDAVEQSELRGLLDAEIDRLREPYRRAFVLCYLEGLSNADAARVLGCPVGTIESRLSAARRELRHRLSRQRVALPVGILALLATNSVLGSDAVATVTRAGVLAADRGLRAAIGIVGEPAVKLAERGLAMTKTRTWVVAVLGVALVGLAAGVGWANRPAGPPAEREIVAAAPVAPEPAVAPPPTPVGEPAARAEAWPLAKQIQGQGGNLFGIAPDGKSIFLLYNSNRIYGISLVGKAGTSIATSENTILAAAVSPDGKYLATAEGANGVKLRDAATGRVIEALWPEGELPAVQVAFTFDGAKLITLCTRTDNPVRVKGEFPKGPSGEAALLTKITRVSVWDVATRKEIGYPAQTDKAGGATLPVYTLAGHGRFMLKTQGMFETDSGGRPAIKSRRFTVTNAASGVVGKPIEVAGATLAPMRSEPLSPDGKTLVLSDYAQYELRFLDPETGKDRFRVPAFRRPIKAVAFSPDGKLVAAATGLLAGVGKDDVIAAPSEVVIWDAVTGRERARLMDKETIRDYSAIAFSPDGSFLVAQADGSSRMIAIWGHLPALEPEPVKPVAKAPGGAEAPARFQGLFRDLAGEGVTDARRIEALFLAALGRFPTDVEARTLVSQLARRDDKTAALRDLLGTLVETTEFKKHAEELGRMAK